The sequence ATTCGTTCCCGGCTCATATTTCATGCCTTTTTGGCGCAGGATGATATTTCCGGCGACGACTTTTTCACCGCCGAATTTCTTCACACCGAGGTACTTCGGCTGCGAATCGCGCGAATTTTGGGTGGAGCCACCAGCTTTCTTATGAGCCATTGTTTGAAATTATGTTCGCGGATTTTACAACCTAATTTTATTTTTGCCAATAAAAAAGCGCGTCGCCATCGAATTCCTCAATTTTGCTGAGCTGTTTTTTCTGCCAAATTTTCGTCTTCGCTTTGCTGTCTTTTTGAAAAAGAAAAATCTC comes from Patescibacteria group bacterium and encodes:
- a CDS encoding 50S ribosomal protein L27, with product MAHKKAGGSTQNSRDSQPKYLGVKKFGGEKVVAGNIILRQKGMKYEPGTN